The DNA sequence TTGCCGCGGTTTCCGTCTCCGAGGTAGGGGCGGAAGGTCAGCCGGTGCGGGAGCCGAGACAGCGGAATCATCAGTAGTCGTTGTCCTGGAAGTTGTACTGCGGCAAAGCCTTGGTGCGGATGCCGAGGAGTGACCAATGCCAGTCGGTGAACTCGAGGGCGCCGCCGGGGTTGACGAGACTGCCGCCCTCTTCCCAATCGCCGACCACGGTTTTGAACGTCTTGAAGTTCAGCATTCCGCGGTCGTCAGCGTCGAGGACTTCCTTGACCACTGCGATCGACACGGTCACCGCGCTGGCGTTGCTCTCGTCGATCTCACTGCCGAACGCCTCGCGCCACCGGTCCCGGATACGGACGCCCGCTGCCGCGAGAAGCTGGTCGGCCCATACCTGCTCGGCTTCGGAGAGGGGACGCCACGCGTCAGCGAGTTGCTCCTTCGTCGCGAACGCCCCCTCTCCAGCACTCACGAGAACAGCTCGATGAGGTCCTGCTTGGTCGCCTTCTCGGCGTCCTCGCGCTTCAGACCCGCTTTGCCCTC is a window from the Williamsia sp. DF01-3 genome containing:
- a CDS encoding phage Gp19/Gp15/Gp42 family protein, whose translation is MSAGEGAFATKEQLADAWRPLSEAEQVWADQLLAAAGVRIRDRWREAFGSEIDESNASAVTVSIAVVKEVLDADDRGMLNFKTFKTVVGDWEEGGSLVNPGGALEFTDWHWSLLGIRTKALPQYNFQDNDY